From the Pseudomonas syringae KCTC 12500 genome, the window CCCAGCGAGAGCAACAGTACAGCCGCTTTTTCAACTTTGGAGAGTTTGGCTACCATGGCTCGTTCATTCATCAGTGTTGATCCACTCTTTCACAACCTGAGCCACACGGCCAGGATCCTCAGCCACCAAACTCTTGATTGCATTCAGCTGTGCGTCATAGCCTTCGGTCGGGCTCGGCAGCAGAATGCTCTGCGGACCGCCCAGGCTTACGCGATCGTTGGACAATTCGCCGTCCAGACCGCCCATGCCACCCAGCTCGGCGTCGCCACCGAAACCTGCCAGTTCCTTGCGCTTGCCGTTGGTAATGTTGTTCAACACCGGGCGCAGCACACCGAACACCAGAATCAGGATGAAGATCACGCCAACAGCCTGCTTGACGATGTCCCAGAACCAGGGTTGCGAATAGAACGACGCTTCAGGCAGCACTTCAGCGCGTTCGCTGGAGAACGGCACGTTGATCACGCTGACGCTGTCACCGCGGCTGGCGTCGAAACCGACGGCATCCTGCACCAGACGCGTGAAGCGCGCCAGATCCGCCGCGCTCCACGGAGCACGGCTGACTTCGCCATTGGCCGCGTTGGTCTTGACCATGTCATCGACCACTACCGCGACCGAAAGACGGGTCAGACGACCCTGCTGCTGCTTGGTATGACTGATCGAACGGTCCAGCTCGAAGTTCTTGGTCGACTGCACGCGCTTGTCGGCCGGGTATGGCGCCAATGCGGGCTGACCGGTTGCCGGGTCCATGATCTGCTGACCATTGGCATCCAGCAGGGGCTGGCCTGGCGCGATGGGGCCGGCAGCACCGGCGGCACCAGCACCTGCAGTCTGCGGAGCCGTCGCCGGGCCGGGCGGCTGGTTGCTCAGCGCCCCCGGAACGCCGCCCGAGCTTGAGCTGCTGGAACGTTGTTCATTGACCGACTGCTCGCTGCGCAAGGCAGGCTGGTCAGGGTTGAAGCTTTCGGCGGTCGATTCGACAGCGCTGAAATCAACGACCGCCGAGACCTCGGCCTTGTAGCGGTCATTACCCAGGATCGGCTGCAGGATGTTCTGCACACGCTGGGTCAGCATGCCTTCCATGCGCCGGCTGTAGTCAAACTGCTTGCCAGCCATGGTCAGCTCGGAGTTTTCCGCCTGATCAGAAAGCAGCGTGCCCTTCTGGTCGACGACGGTAATCTGCGACTTGCTCAATTCGGGAACGCTGGTGGCGACCAGATTGATAATGGCCAGCACCTGGCTCGGCTCCAGCGAGCGACCGGCGTACAGCTCGACCAGTACCGAGGCGCTTGGCT encodes:
- the fliF gene encoding flagellar basal-body MS-ring/collar protein FliF, producing the protein MAEAAADTVPARAGASERKPLFGMSFLENLSEMTMLRQIGLMVGLAASVAIGFAVVLWSQQPDYRPLYGSLAGMDSKQIMDTLTAANINYTVEPNSGALLVKSDDVQRARIQLAQAGVVQNDANIGFEILDKDQGLGTSQFMEATRYRRGLEGELARTISALNNVKGARVHLAIPKSSVFVRDDRKPSASVLVELYAGRSLEPSQVLAIINLVATSVPELSKSQITVVDQKGTLLSDQAENSELTMAGKQFDYSRRMEGMLTQRVQNILQPILGNDRYKAEVSAVVDFSAVESTAESFNPDQPALRSEQSVNEQRSSSSSSGGVPGALSNQPPGPATAPQTAGAGAAGAAGPIAPGQPLLDANGQQIMDPATGQPALAPYPADKRVQSTKNFELDRSISHTKQQQGRLTRLSVAVVVDDMVKTNAANGEVSRAPWSAADLARFTRLVQDAVGFDASRGDSVSVINVPFSSERAEVLPEASFYSQPWFWDIVKQAVGVIFILILVFGVLRPVLNNITNGKRKELAGFGGDAELGGMGGLDGELSNDRVSLGGPQSILLPSPTEGYDAQLNAIKSLVAEDPGRVAQVVKEWINTDE